One genomic window of Medicago truncatula cultivar Jemalong A17 chromosome 1, MtrunA17r5.0-ANR, whole genome shotgun sequence includes the following:
- the LOC120578330 gene encoding uncharacterized protein, whose product MLAAEQENAQLREELVNLKGEMERMALMMETMMAEREQAAISNSTPVVVVTAAPEGPPQPSPTTTTTIGLTQPLMTDFSSGNMATMGNSGFRPLGPQGPFATPQYSMPSGYPWGMPIATNGGFGPGATEMPFTQGQQTSAHFQMSQPIPQATMTQAGPTVHVGPQHEEQIYHSDSIMGDDKAIDWEERFGALEKKMSNMQGKETVVQSIYDLCLVPDVNIPPKFKMPVFEKYQGDTCPQNHLTMYIRKMIAYKNNVPLLIHCFQDSLTGPAHTWFMGLKGVTTFEQLAEAFMQQYKYNTYLAPSRKELQSLTQKDKESFKEYAQRFIQKAAQIRPPLDERELSELFYETLSPCYSEKMIVCASQKFTDLVETGMRIEEWARKGAAVSGSSSGGSSGVSSNGIKKFGNGYPKRNAQEVSMVAHGGPQPVYPNHPFVANITPQMTAPQNPNYQSPRPQGPAPYYPPLYQPLYNLQQFPQQPYYPQQPYQQRPQQQPRPQAPHNQQNQRQQFDPLPMTYGALLPSLLAQNLVQTIPPPRIPDPLPRWYRPDLHCIYHQGAPGHDVERCFALKKEVQKLINSKELTFTDPDAVAQNNPLPTHGPAVNMIQDDQEEARILSVGDIKTPLVPIHVKMCRATLFNHNHEACDICLMDPRGCIQVQNDVQGLLNRRELVVTREPESKDVCVVTPVFRARRPLVINPNSTKPVGTPLVICVPRPTPTTAQKAVPYKYEGTILEPGSETTSPVAVDNIAENSRILRSGRILPTVGPKSVSVPVDEPVKERNAGKGKAGEQAKEFDFEDADEVLKLIKKSEYRVVDQLLQTPAKISIMALLSSSGAHRDALRKVLDQAFVDYDVTLGQFESIVGNVTACNSLTFSDEDLPAEGNKHNQALLISVLCRTDSLSNVLIDTGSALNVMPKSTLDQLAYSEAPLRLSKVTVRAFDGTRRSVYGEVDLPISVGPHEFQVTFQVMEIQASFSCLLGRPWIHDAGAVTSTLHQKLKFVSRGKLITVSGESAFLISNLSAFSVIGGSSSDGPSFQGFSAEESVGKIETCMASLKDARRVIQEGKTEGWGQLVELPENKRKEGIGFLNSKPGMFDPTRGSFHSAGFIHDSPETNAILDDAPGGVTPVFVTPGGACCNWIAVDIPSVTPRSELNISESVEHSDPMLSPNFEVPVYEAVAEEDEEIPNEIKWMLEQERKTIQPHQEEVEIINLGTEEDKKEIKIGASLDVSVKKRVIELIREYVDIFAWSYKDMPGLDPDVVEHRLPLKPECPPIDAGFLVTSEYPQWLANIVPVPKKDGKVRMCVDYRDLNKASPKDNFPLPHIDVLVDNTAKCKVFSFMDGFSGYNQIRMAPEDREKTSFITPWGAFCYVVMPFGLINAGATYQRGFIVSQKGIEVDPDKVRAIREMPVPKTEKQVRGFLGRLNYISRFISHMIATCGPIFKLLRKDQGVKWNDDCQKAFDQIKEYLLEPPILVPPVDGRPLIMYLTVLEDFMGCVLGQQDETGKKEHAIYYLSKKFTDCESRYSMDPIKYIFEKPALTGRIARWQMLLSEYDIEYRTQKAIKGSILAEHLAHQPIEDYQPIKFDFPDEEVMYLKAKDCDEPVFGEGPDPESEWGLIFDGAVNVYGSGIGAVLITPKGTHIPFTARLRFDCTNNIAEYEACIMGIEEAIDLRIKKIVIYGDSALVINQIKGEWETRHPGLIPYRDYARRLLTFFNKVELHHVPRDENQMADALATLSSMINVNGHNTVPVINVQFLDRPAYVFVAEAIDDDKPWYHDIQVFLQTQKYPPGASNKDKKTLRKLPGRFFLNEDVLYKRNFDGVLLRCVDKHEAEKLMHEIHEGSFGTHSCGHAMAKKILRAGYYWITMHADCYNHAKRCHKCQIYADKIHIPPSMLNVISSPWPFSMWGIDMIGRIEPKASNGHRFILVAIDYFTKIITDNGTNLNNNMMKELCDDFKIQHHNSSPYRPQMNGAVEAANKNIKKIIQKMVVTYKDWHEMLPYALYGYRTSVRTSTGATPFSLVYGMEAVLPVEVEIPSLRVLMEAELSEAEWCQSRWRVISYVALGDWGFGRTHQQMGREMTILPLMSLVSRGMTVLPLPPSFLPHVFFFSSSQSYFLLSETLKHPLFFSIEPSLAFPHLRFTFSSSKMSTGNSSTGYTYGSLLYGEFETSRGMLPMCRCELPMLLIWDDELAAGTRPMVEVTSRMAVTEEKVKVEEEVESKEKKCNCVEAMEGIYDLKKDKWKKKMLAEKKKVAWLKWSLVASWVLFCVFYGRK is encoded by the exons ATGTTAGCGGCAGAACAGGAAAACGCTCAGCTCAGAGAGGAACTGGTTAACCTCAAGGGGGAGATGGAAAGAATGGCACTTATGATGGAAACTATGATGGCTGAGAGAGAGCAAGCAGCAATCTCCAATTCAACTCCTGTTGTGGTCGTCACAGCTGCACCTGAGGGTCCCCCGCAACCATCTCCGACTACTACTACAACTATCGGTCTCACCCAGCCTCTGATGACTGATTTTTCTTCTGGTAATATGGCAACTATGGGCAACTCAGGCTTCCGTCCTCTTGGCCCCCAGGGTCCCTTTGCTACTCCTCAGTATTCCATGCCTTCAGGCTACCCTTGGGGCATGCCGATTGCAACCAACGGGGGTTTTGGTCCAGGCGCTACTGAAATGCCTTTCACACAGGGTCAACAGACTTCGGCACATTTCCAGATGAGTCAACCGATTCCTCAAGCTACCATGACTCAAGCAGGTCCTACTGTGCATGTTGGGCCACAACATGAAGAGCAGATTTATCACTCCGACAGTATAATGGGGGATGATAAAGCAATCGATTGGGAAGAAAGGTTCGGTGCTCTAGAGAAGAAGATGAGTAATATGCAGGGGAAAGAAACAGTCGTCCAAAGCATATATGACCTTTGCTTAGTACCAGATGTAAACATACCTCCAAAGTTCAAGATGCCTGTATTTGAGAAGTATCAAGGGGACACGTGTCCACAAAATCATCTAACTATGTATATTAGGAAGATGATAGCTTACAAGAATAATGTTCCCTTACTCATTCACTGCTTCCAGGATAGTTTGACTGGTCCGGCACATACCTGGTTCATGGGGTTGAAAGGAGTCACTACTTTTGAACAGTTGGCTGAGGCCTTCATGCAACAGTACAAATATAATACCTATCTGGCGCCAAGTCGCAAAGAGTTGCAGTCCTTAACCCAGAAAGATAAAGAATCGTTCAAAGAATACGCACAACGCTTCATTCAAAAAGCTGCTCAGATTCGTCCTCCCTTGGATGAGAGGGaactttcagaattgttctatGAAACCCTGAGCCCTTGTTATTCAGAAAAGATGATTGTCTGTGCATCACAGAAGTTCACTGATTTGGTGGAAACAGGAATGCGTATCGAGGAGTGGGCTCGTAAGGGAGCAGCTGTTTCGGGAAGTTCTTCAGGTGGTTCTTCAGGGGTTTCGTCCAATGGTATTAAGAAATTTGGGAATGGTTACCCAAAGAGGAATGCTCAAGAGGTTAGCATGGTGGCTCATGGAGGACCTCAGCCCGTGTACCCTAATCACCCCTTTGTTGCCAACATCACCCCACAAATGACCGCGCCCCAGAACCCAAACTATCAATCACCCAGACCTCAAGGACCCGCACCATACTATCCCCCATTATACCAACCACTATACAACCTACAACAATTCCCTCAACAACCATATTACCcccaacaaccataccaacaaagACCACAGCAACAACCCCGTCCTCAGGCTCCTCACAATCAGCAGAATCAAAGGCAACAATTTGACCCCTTGCCAATGACCTATGGAGCATTGCTCCCTTCTTTACTTGCACAGAATCTGGTCCAAACAATACCACCTCCTCGCATTCCAGACCCTCTCCCACGCTGGTACCGTCCGGACCTTCATTGTATTtaccatcaaggggcaccaggccACGATGTGGAGCGTTGTTTTGCTCTTAAGAAAGAGGTTCAGAAACTGATAAATAGTAAAGAGTTAACCTTCACCGACCCTGATGCTGTAGCTCAGAACAATCCTCTGCCTACTCATGGGCCTGCTGTTAATATGATTCAAGACGATCAGGAAGAGGCTCGCATTCTCTCTGTAGGTGATATCAAGACTCCTCTGGTACCGATACATGTGAAAATGTGTAGAGCAACTCTCTTCAACCACAATCATGAAGCTTGTGACATATGTTTGATGGATCCTCGTGGATGTATACAAGTCCAGAATGATGTGCAGGGTCTCCTAAATAGAAGGGAACTTGTGGTTACAAGGGAACCCGAAAGCAAAGACGTCTGTGTTGTCACTCCGGTATTCAGAGCCAGGAGGCCGCTGGTGATAAACCCTAACAGTACAAAGCCCGTTGGTACTCCCTTGGTAATCTGTGTGCCTAGGCCCACGCCTACTACTGCTCAGAAAGCTGTACCCTACAAGTATGAAGGCACGATTCTAGAGCCCGGAAGTGAGACAACTTCACCTGTTGCTGTGGATAATATCGCAGAGAATAGCCGGATTTTGAGGAGTGGCCGCATCCTTCCTACGGTGGGTCCGAAGAGTGTTAGTGTTCCGGTCGATGAGCCAGTAAAAGAGCGAAACGCCGGTAAAGGTAAAGCTGGGGAGCAGGCCAAAGAGTTTGACTTTGAGGATGCCGATGAAGTCTTGAAGCTGATCAAGAAGAGTGAATACAGGGTGGTGGACCAGCTGTTACAAACTCCTGCGAAGATTTCCATCATGGCCCTGTTGTCAAGTTCTGGTGCTCATCGGGATGCCCTGAGGAAAGTACTAGACCAGGCatttgtggattatgatgtaacTCTGGGTCAATTCGAAAGCATTGTGGGGAATGTGACCGCGTGTAACAGTCTGactttcagtgatgaagatctCCCGGCGGAGGGGAATAAGCATAATCAAGCATTACTCATCTCTGTACTTTGCAGAACGGACTCGTTATCCAACGTCCTGATAGATACCGGCTCTGCACTTaatgtgatgcccaagtcaactctCGACCAATTGGCGTACTCCGAGGCTCCTTTGAGACTTAGCAAGGTGACAGTGAGGGCCTTCGATGGAACTAGGAGATCGGTGTATGGTGAGGTAGATTTGCCAATTTCGGTCGGCCCACATGAATTTCAGGTTACTTTCCAAGTCATGGAAATCCAGGCTTCTTTCAGCTGTTTGCTCGGCAGACCATGGATTCATGACGCTGGGGCTGTGACATCTACTCTCcatcagaaattgaagtttgtaagTCGTGGAAAGTTGATCACTGTGAGTGGCGAATCGGCCTTTTTAATCAGCAATTTGTCTGCTTTCTCTGTTATCGGTGGTAGTAGTTCAGACGGGCCATCATTCCAAGGGTTCTCTGCCGAAGAAAGTGTCGGTAAGATTGAGACTTGTATGGCTTCGTTGAAGGATGCCCGGAGAGTAATTCAGGAAGGCAAAACCGAAGGCTGGGGTCAGCTAGTGGAGTTGCCAGAAAACAAGCGTAAAGAGGGAATTGGTTTCCTTAACAGTAAGCCTGGGATGTTCGACCCCACCAGAGGTTCTTTCCACAGTGCTGGTTTCATTCATGATTCGCCAGAGACCAATGCAATTTTAGATGATGCACCTGGAGGAGTGACACCGGTCTTTGTGACGCCGGGAGGAGCTTGCTGCAACTGGATTGCTGTTGACATTCCTTCTGTGACACCCCGCTCTGA ACTGAACATAAGTGAATCCGTTGAACACAGTGACCCCATGctttctcccaactttgaggtcCCGGTTTACGAGGCTGTGGCAGAGGAGGATGAGGAGATCCCGAATGAGATCAAATGGATGTTGGAACAAGAAAGGAAGACAATTCAACCTCATCAGGAAGAGGTAGAAATCATCAATCTGGGTACTGaggaagacaagaaagaaatcaagattggggcATCGTTGGATGTATCTGTCAAGAAAAGAGTAATTGAGCTTATCAGAGAATATGTTGATATATTCGCATGGTCATACAAAGACATGCCGGGTCTAGACCCTGATGTCGTTGAACACAGACTGCCTTTGAAGCCTGAGTGTCCTCCG attgatgcaggTTTCCTAGTCACATCAGAGTATCCTCAATGGTTGGCCAACAtagtgcctgttccaaagaaagatggcaaagtcagaatgtgtgttgattatCGGGACTTGAACAAGGCTAGTCCGAAGGATAATTTTCCTTTACCTCACATTGACGTATTGGTTGATAATACTGCTAAGTGCAAGgttttctccttcatggacggtttttccggcTACAATCAGATCAGGATGGCTCCtgaggatagagaaaagacgtctttcatcACGCCCTGGGGTGCTTTCTGCTATGTGGTGATGccatttggtttgataaatgctggtgccactTACCAAAGGG GCTTTATCGTCAGTCAAAAGGGTATTGAAGTTGATCCCGACAAGGTCAGAGCCATCAGAGAAATGCCTGTTCcaaagacagagaagcaagtcagaggttttctTGGTAGGCTCAATTATATCTCCAGATTTATCTCTCACATGATCGCCACATGTGGACCAATTTTCAAGTTACTCCGCAAGGATCAAGGGGTGAAGTGGAATGATGATTGTCAGAAGGCTTTTGATCAAATCAAAGAATATCTGTTAGAACCTCCAATTCTTGTTCCTCCAGTTGACGGaagacctttgatcatgtatttaacagTACTGGAAGATTTCATGGGCTGTGTTttgggtcaacaagatgaaaccggaaagaaagagcacgcTATCTACTATTTGAGTAAGAAGTTCACTGATTGTGAGTCCCGATATTCT aTGGATCCtatcaagtacatatttgagaagccAGCTTTAACTGGAAGGATTGCCCGCTGGCAGATgttattgtccgagtatgatatcGAGTATCGCACTCAGaaagcaatcaaaggtagcatcttGGCAGAACATTTGGCTCATCAACCAATCGAAgactatcaaccaatcaaattcgACTTCCCAGATGAAGAGGTTATGTATCTAAAAGCAAAAGATTGTGACGAACCAGTGTTCGGTGAAGGTCCTGATCCTGAATCCGAAtggggtttgatatttgatggagCTGTTAATGTCTATGGAAGTGGAATCGGTGCGGTACTCATTACCCCTAAGGgtactcacatcccttttactgcGAGGTTACGTTTTGATTGCACAAACAACATCGCAGAGTACGAAGCTTGCATCATGGGTATCGAGGAAGCCATCGATTTGAGGATCaagaaaattgtcatttatGGAGATTCCGCTCTTGTgattaaccagatcaaaggagAATGGGAAACTCGTCATCCTGGATTGATTCCCTACAGAGATTATGCAAGGCGTTTGctgactttcttcaacaaagtagAGTTACATCATGTGCCCCGCgatgagaatcaaatggcaGATGCTTTAGCTACTCTATCCTCAATGATCAATGTGAATGGTCACAATACTGTGCCAGTAATCAATGTCCAATTTCTCGACCGACCTGCTTATGTGTTTGTAGCTGAAGCAATTGATGATGACAAGCCATGGTATCATGATATCCAAGTTTTCCTTCAAACTCAAAAATACCCACCTGGGGCATCCAACAAGGACAAGAAAACATTGAGAAAATTGCCAGGCCGTTTCTTCCTTAACGAAGACGTTTTGTATAAAAGGAACTTTGACGGGGTCCTACTTAGATGTGTGGATAAGCATGAAGCAGAAAAATTGATGCATGAGATACATGAAGGCTCTTTCGGAACTCACTCATGTGGGCACGCCATGGCGAAAAAGATATTGAGAGCTGGGTACTACTGGATAACAATGCACGCTGATTGCTACAATCATGCCAAgagatgccacaaatgtcaaatctatgctgacaaGATTCATATACCACCATCTATGCTCAATGTCATCTCTTCCCCGTGGCccttctctatgtggggcattgacatgattggtCGGATTGAACCAAAAGCTTCCAATGGGCATCGCTTCATATTAGTGGCTATCGATtatttcaccaa AATCATCACAGACAATGGCACAAATCTGAATAACAACATGATGAAAGAGTTGTGCGATGACTTCAAGATTCAACATCACAATTCTTCTCCTTacagacctcagatgaatggggcagttgaagctgcaaacaagaacATCAAGAAGATCATACAGAAGATGGTAGTTACTTATAAGGACTGGCATGAAATGTTACCCTACGCTTTGTATGGATACCGTACCTCAGTGCGAACCTcgacaggggcaacccctttctctttggTATATGGTATGGAGGCTGTACTACCTGTAGAGGTTGAGATTCCTTCTTTAAGAGTCTTGATGGAAGCTGAATTGTCTgaagctgaatggtgccagagcag